One stretch of Daphnia pulicaria isolate SC F1-1A chromosome 8, SC_F0-13Bv2, whole genome shotgun sequence DNA includes these proteins:
- the LOC124312281 gene encoding PH-interacting protein-like isoform X2: MSGAEHLELSNNKETTKEKTNRNLLAARRRQQRMRNLNMTYTKTRKRRKLSMNPGRNNAVANALPKAESSSLSVESVMVYRCPYCTFWHRTLDGFHAHISKKHANNTRLYQCTYCHLTSDSRDEIFGHINQLEEADSVHKRATCLILSKNLIERYAAYLKTTEVPSSANYGKLPKNSDEVNQTDKNKNVVTQPNITKLSQEETNSSSIQDEDDILFFPDSPISAFPDTLISTPFSDVRLEKEDPLESNSKKKQKYEHMNNNVLISSKQRETENHLNTLFGIQPMEIESKVNLLRPMSRNKRKLSDQHPQSGNSSSANFYMGDSGTDDSDACIPTSSSEYSDWLTDRGTALEPPKNIKRKVSKPRSGGWMGATQKKFRPAPCSVVPRRLPFYPQMGDEVVYFRQGHELYLDAVKQKKLYKINQSSLPWHNKLIREQELVKIISINYEIKTPIRLYCLKLGLMDPTTKLLTGETFSLKYHDVEGVLDFLVLQQDFDLAILRTWQPGDCFRSIINDGYGEQMWWEGHIEACEPLSDQYPNSQFLCYRVRWSNNEIDRASPWDLERVDLERMPPRPWAKVPALPTEIASLLYKPHAEDWPPVGDRDSECDRISSGFSKVMDMYVAKHFATPVNLDLYPTYASMVKYPMDLSTIKARLENRFYRRVTSVQYDVRRIHINAYKFNLPTSDIVRNASIISDLCLEIIGNRDSDDVKAMCREIKEKYRILDEEEEKAAERSKKAEPSKSLENINKNRIATPALTFATNWRQQCDDLIKMLNRLEGAAWCRALLRIPEVPTSSQVVDLQMDFQTVREKLRLNNYLTPMGFAKDVRFILDTSRDSYSDKESPNLAKIVRLSDVFEEHYSKILSSLKPSKNTARKSMNSSSKDDMSRKGKSLAPTSSANEFSKGLENSKVIPSKREDQIASKPSSSFVPGHEQLCVHIPALDNIVNLNVEIPDTITTDSFAISILHDKGFLQNTTPLLNEKEQLNVDIENGFRNLKLIDAELKKDMQLLSEQQHKIDALYGKLFQRREATDNPDGESSSPILQLTSLTDLGEKIRGQLLVCKKERLTQELRWREQQATLLKLELQLNSLDPNENALEFKTVGEILVETRNQEKQSENRLNSIKAEIASLEREQQNLNCKISDVNAMHDKLAGMKAIKASMETQILMKKSKKNDIISDLNKWISAWKEMEMKIIDVLYQEAVGDIEKMANERFNKLEQVVKCALKPNGATSTQLPS, translated from the exons ATGTCTGGTGCTGAACATCTAGAACTGTCAAATAATAAGGAaacaactaaagaaaaaactaatCGGAATTTGTTGGCAGCGAGGCGACGCCAGCAAAGAATGAGGAATTTGAATATGACCTACACGAAAACTCGTAAAAGAAGG AAGCTATCTATGAACCCTGGGAGGAATAATGCAGTGGCCAACGCATTACCGAAAGCGGAATCATCATCTCTGTCAGTAGAATCGGTGATGGTCTATCGATGTCCATATTGTACTTTCTGGCATAGAACACTGGATGGGTTTCACGCTCACATATCGAAGAAACACGCAAATAACACTCGATTGTATCAGTGTACGTACTGTCACTTAACATCGGATTCTCGCGACGAAATTTTTGGTCACATCAACCAACTCGAGGAGGCAGACAGTGTGCACAAAAGAGCCACTTGTCTCATCCTTTCAAAAAATCTTATCGAACGATACGCTGCTTATCTCAAAACAACAGAGGTGCCCTCATCTGCTAATTATGGGAAACTTCCcaaaaattctgatgaagtCAACCAAACGgataaaaacaagaatgttGTTACACAGCCGAACATTACGAAACTCTCTCAAGAAGAAACCAATTCTTCATCCATCCAAGATGAAgatgatattttattttttccggaTAGTCCTATCTCGGCCTTTCCCGATACCTTGATTTCAACCCCCTTCTCTGACG TTCGTTTGGAGAAAGAAGACCCTCTGGAAtcgaattcaaagaaaaaacagaaatacgAACACATGAACAATAATGTATTAATCTCGAGCAAACAAAGAGAAACTGAGAATCATTTGAATACCCTTTTTGGGATTCAACCTATGGAAATTGAATCTAAAGTAAATCTACTTCGACCTATGagtagaaataaaagaaaactatcAGATCAACACCCGCAAAGCGGAAATAGCTCATCGGCGAACTTTTACATGGGCGACAGTGGAACTGATGATTCAGATGCATGCATACCAACTTCGTCCTCTGAATATTCTGACTGGTTAACCGACCGAGGAACTGCTTTGGAGCCtcccaaaaatataaaaagaaaggtGTCAAAGCCTAGATCAGGTGGTTGGATGGGGGCAACCCAGAAGAAATTTCGTCCTGCGCCGTGTTCAGTTGTTCCACGCCGACTGCCTTTCTATCCCCAGATGGGTGACGAAGTTGTTTACTTCAGACAAG GCCACGAGCTTTATTTGGATGCtgtcaaacaaaagaaactctacaaaataaatcaaagttCGCTTCCTTGGCACAACAAACTCATTCGTGAACAAGAATTGgttaaaatcatttctatAAATTATGAAATTAAAACTCCAATAAGGCTTTATTGCTTGAAG CTCGGACTGATGGATCCGACCACCAAATTGTTAACTGGTGAAACGTTCAGCCTGAAATATCATGATGTTGAAGGAGTGTTGGATTTCCTTGTACTTCAGCAGGATTTCGATTTGGCTATTCTACGCACCTGGCAGCCAGGTGACTGCTTCCGAAGTATCATAAATGACGGTTATGGAGAGCAAATGTGGTGGGAAGGTCACATAGAGGCATGTGAACCACTCAGCGATCAGTACCCAAATTCTCAATTTCTCTGTTATCGAGTCAG ATGGAGCAATAATGAAATTGATCGTGCTAGTCCATGGGATTTGGAAAGAGTTGATTTAGAAAGAATGCCTCCTAGGCCTTGGGCAAAGGTTCCTGCGCTTCCGACTGAGATTGCGAGCTTATTGTACAAACCGCATGCCGAAGATTGGCCTCCAGTGGGTGATCGGGACTCGGAATGTGACCGAATTTCTTCTGGTTTCAGCAAAGTCATGGATATGTACGTGGCAAAACATTTTGCGACCCCCGTTAACCTCGACCTGTACCCGACTTACGCTTCCATGGTGAAATATCCCATGGATCTCTCGACTATTAAAGCAAGATTGGAAAACCGCTTCTACCGACGTGTGACATCCGTCCAGTACGATGTGCGTCGCATCCACATTAACGCATACAAATTCAATCTCCCCACATCAGATATAGTTCGAAACGCTTCCATCATTTCGGACTTGTGTTTAGAGATTATTGGCAATCGTGATTCTGATGACGTCAAAGCAATGTGCcgtgaaattaaagaaaaatacagaATTCTGGATGAAGAGGAGGAAAAGGCTGCGGAACGCAGCAAGAAAGCAGAACCAAGTAAATCGTTAGAAAACATCAATAAG AATCGGATTGCTACTCCAGCCTTAACTTTCGCTACAAATTGGAGGCAGCAATGCGatgatttaattaaaatgttgAATCGGTTAGAAGGTGCTGCATGGTGCCGAGCGCTTCTCAGAATTCCGGAAGTACCAACTAGTTCCCAAGTCGTCGATCTTCAAATGGATTTTCAAACAGTGCGCGAAAAGCTTCGACTGAACAACTATTTGACACCGATGGGTTTCGCGAAAGACGTCCGTTTTATCTTGGACACTTCCAGGGATTCCTACAGCGATAAGGAATCACCCAATTTGGCTAAGATTGTGCGATTGTcagatgtatttgaagaaCACTATAGcaagattctttcttctttgaaacCATCGAAAAACACAGCTA GGAAATCCATGAATTCCAGTTCCAAAGACGATATGTCGAGGAAGGGAAAATCTCTAGCTCCGACTAGCTCAGCAAATGAATTTTCTAAAGGTCTCGAAAATTCCAAAGTTATACCAAGCAAGAGGGAAGACcag atTGCTAGTAAGCCAAGTTCCTCATTTGTACCTGGACATGAACAACTTTGTGTCCATATTCCCGCCCTGGATAATATCGTCAATCTCAATGTGGAAATTCCCGACACTATTACTACCGACTCGTTTGCCATAAGTATTCTACACGATAAAGGATTCCTACAGAATACGACACCGTTACTGAATGAAAAGGAGCAATTGAATGTCGACATTGAAAATGGATTCCGTAACTTGAAGTTGATTGATGCTGAACTGAAGAAAGACATGCAGTTATTGTCGGAACAGCAGCACAAAATTGACGCACTTTATGGCAAATTATTTCAACGCCGTGAAGCAACAGACAACCCTGACGGCGAATCATCATCCCCAATACTTCAATTGACGTCCTTAACAGATCTTGGAGAAAAGATTCGTGGTCAGTTGTTggtttgtaaaaaagaaagattaacTCAAGAGCTGAGATGGAGAGAACAGCAAGCAACTTTATTGAAACTGGAACTCCAACTCAATTCTCTTGACCCCAATGAAAACGCGCTAGAATTCAAAACTGTGGGAGAAATCCTAGTCGAgacaagaaatcaagaaaagcaaTCGGAAAACAGATTGAATTCGATTAAAGCTGAAATCGCATCGTTAGAACGGGagcaacaaaatttgaattgcaaaATCTCTGATGTAAATGCCATGCATGACAAATTGGCTGGAATGAAAGCTATCAAGGCATCAATGGAAACTCAGATATTAatgaagaaatcaaagaaaaatgatattATTAGCGATCTTAACAAATGGATAAGCGCATGGAAGGAGATGGAGATGAAAATAATCGATGTCCTTTATCAAGAAGCTGTTGGAGACATAGAAAAGATGGCGAATGAAAGATTCAATAAATTAGAGCAGGTTGTCAAGTGTGCGCTGAAACCAAACGGCGCAACATCGACGCAGCTGCCAAGTTAA
- the LOC124312281 gene encoding PH-interacting protein-like isoform X1: MSGAEHLELSNNKETTKEKTNRNLLAARRRQQRMRNLNMTYTKTRKRRKLSMNPGRNNAVANALPKAESSSLSVESVMVYRCPYCTFWHRTLDGFHAHISKKHANNTRLYQCTYCHLTSDSRDEIFGHINQLEEADSVHKRATCLILSKNLIERYAAYLKTTEVPSSANYGKLPKNSDEVNQTDKNKNVVTQPNITKLSQEETNSSSIQDEDDILFFPDSPISAFPDTLISTPFSDGSVMNSSKAQSFIIRLEKEDPLESNSKKKQKYEHMNNNVLISSKQRETENHLNTLFGIQPMEIESKVNLLRPMSRNKRKLSDQHPQSGNSSSANFYMGDSGTDDSDACIPTSSSEYSDWLTDRGTALEPPKNIKRKVSKPRSGGWMGATQKKFRPAPCSVVPRRLPFYPQMGDEVVYFRQGHELYLDAVKQKKLYKINQSSLPWHNKLIREQELVKIISINYEIKTPIRLYCLKLGLMDPTTKLLTGETFSLKYHDVEGVLDFLVLQQDFDLAILRTWQPGDCFRSIINDGYGEQMWWEGHIEACEPLSDQYPNSQFLCYRVRWSNNEIDRASPWDLERVDLERMPPRPWAKVPALPTEIASLLYKPHAEDWPPVGDRDSECDRISSGFSKVMDMYVAKHFATPVNLDLYPTYASMVKYPMDLSTIKARLENRFYRRVTSVQYDVRRIHINAYKFNLPTSDIVRNASIISDLCLEIIGNRDSDDVKAMCREIKEKYRILDEEEEKAAERSKKAEPSKSLENINKNRIATPALTFATNWRQQCDDLIKMLNRLEGAAWCRALLRIPEVPTSSQVVDLQMDFQTVREKLRLNNYLTPMGFAKDVRFILDTSRDSYSDKESPNLAKIVRLSDVFEEHYSKILSSLKPSKNTARKSMNSSSKDDMSRKGKSLAPTSSANEFSKGLENSKVIPSKREDQIASKPSSSFVPGHEQLCVHIPALDNIVNLNVEIPDTITTDSFAISILHDKGFLQNTTPLLNEKEQLNVDIENGFRNLKLIDAELKKDMQLLSEQQHKIDALYGKLFQRREATDNPDGESSSPILQLTSLTDLGEKIRGQLLVCKKERLTQELRWREQQATLLKLELQLNSLDPNENALEFKTVGEILVETRNQEKQSENRLNSIKAEIASLEREQQNLNCKISDVNAMHDKLAGMKAIKASMETQILMKKSKKNDIISDLNKWISAWKEMEMKIIDVLYQEAVGDIEKMANERFNKLEQVVKCALKPNGATSTQLPS; the protein is encoded by the exons ATGTCTGGTGCTGAACATCTAGAACTGTCAAATAATAAGGAaacaactaaagaaaaaactaatCGGAATTTGTTGGCAGCGAGGCGACGCCAGCAAAGAATGAGGAATTTGAATATGACCTACACGAAAACTCGTAAAAGAAGG AAGCTATCTATGAACCCTGGGAGGAATAATGCAGTGGCCAACGCATTACCGAAAGCGGAATCATCATCTCTGTCAGTAGAATCGGTGATGGTCTATCGATGTCCATATTGTACTTTCTGGCATAGAACACTGGATGGGTTTCACGCTCACATATCGAAGAAACACGCAAATAACACTCGATTGTATCAGTGTACGTACTGTCACTTAACATCGGATTCTCGCGACGAAATTTTTGGTCACATCAACCAACTCGAGGAGGCAGACAGTGTGCACAAAAGAGCCACTTGTCTCATCCTTTCAAAAAATCTTATCGAACGATACGCTGCTTATCTCAAAACAACAGAGGTGCCCTCATCTGCTAATTATGGGAAACTTCCcaaaaattctgatgaagtCAACCAAACGgataaaaacaagaatgttGTTACACAGCCGAACATTACGAAACTCTCTCAAGAAGAAACCAATTCTTCATCCATCCAAGATGAAgatgatattttattttttccggaTAGTCCTATCTCGGCCTTTCCCGATACCTTGATTTCAACCCCCTTCTCTGACGGTAGCGTAATGAATTCGTCTAAAGCTCAATCTTTTATTA TTCGTTTGGAGAAAGAAGACCCTCTGGAAtcgaattcaaagaaaaaacagaaatacgAACACATGAACAATAATGTATTAATCTCGAGCAAACAAAGAGAAACTGAGAATCATTTGAATACCCTTTTTGGGATTCAACCTATGGAAATTGAATCTAAAGTAAATCTACTTCGACCTATGagtagaaataaaagaaaactatcAGATCAACACCCGCAAAGCGGAAATAGCTCATCGGCGAACTTTTACATGGGCGACAGTGGAACTGATGATTCAGATGCATGCATACCAACTTCGTCCTCTGAATATTCTGACTGGTTAACCGACCGAGGAACTGCTTTGGAGCCtcccaaaaatataaaaagaaaggtGTCAAAGCCTAGATCAGGTGGTTGGATGGGGGCAACCCAGAAGAAATTTCGTCCTGCGCCGTGTTCAGTTGTTCCACGCCGACTGCCTTTCTATCCCCAGATGGGTGACGAAGTTGTTTACTTCAGACAAG GCCACGAGCTTTATTTGGATGCtgtcaaacaaaagaaactctacaaaataaatcaaagttCGCTTCCTTGGCACAACAAACTCATTCGTGAACAAGAATTGgttaaaatcatttctatAAATTATGAAATTAAAACTCCAATAAGGCTTTATTGCTTGAAG CTCGGACTGATGGATCCGACCACCAAATTGTTAACTGGTGAAACGTTCAGCCTGAAATATCATGATGTTGAAGGAGTGTTGGATTTCCTTGTACTTCAGCAGGATTTCGATTTGGCTATTCTACGCACCTGGCAGCCAGGTGACTGCTTCCGAAGTATCATAAATGACGGTTATGGAGAGCAAATGTGGTGGGAAGGTCACATAGAGGCATGTGAACCACTCAGCGATCAGTACCCAAATTCTCAATTTCTCTGTTATCGAGTCAG ATGGAGCAATAATGAAATTGATCGTGCTAGTCCATGGGATTTGGAAAGAGTTGATTTAGAAAGAATGCCTCCTAGGCCTTGGGCAAAGGTTCCTGCGCTTCCGACTGAGATTGCGAGCTTATTGTACAAACCGCATGCCGAAGATTGGCCTCCAGTGGGTGATCGGGACTCGGAATGTGACCGAATTTCTTCTGGTTTCAGCAAAGTCATGGATATGTACGTGGCAAAACATTTTGCGACCCCCGTTAACCTCGACCTGTACCCGACTTACGCTTCCATGGTGAAATATCCCATGGATCTCTCGACTATTAAAGCAAGATTGGAAAACCGCTTCTACCGACGTGTGACATCCGTCCAGTACGATGTGCGTCGCATCCACATTAACGCATACAAATTCAATCTCCCCACATCAGATATAGTTCGAAACGCTTCCATCATTTCGGACTTGTGTTTAGAGATTATTGGCAATCGTGATTCTGATGACGTCAAAGCAATGTGCcgtgaaattaaagaaaaatacagaATTCTGGATGAAGAGGAGGAAAAGGCTGCGGAACGCAGCAAGAAAGCAGAACCAAGTAAATCGTTAGAAAACATCAATAAG AATCGGATTGCTACTCCAGCCTTAACTTTCGCTACAAATTGGAGGCAGCAATGCGatgatttaattaaaatgttgAATCGGTTAGAAGGTGCTGCATGGTGCCGAGCGCTTCTCAGAATTCCGGAAGTACCAACTAGTTCCCAAGTCGTCGATCTTCAAATGGATTTTCAAACAGTGCGCGAAAAGCTTCGACTGAACAACTATTTGACACCGATGGGTTTCGCGAAAGACGTCCGTTTTATCTTGGACACTTCCAGGGATTCCTACAGCGATAAGGAATCACCCAATTTGGCTAAGATTGTGCGATTGTcagatgtatttgaagaaCACTATAGcaagattctttcttctttgaaacCATCGAAAAACACAGCTA GGAAATCCATGAATTCCAGTTCCAAAGACGATATGTCGAGGAAGGGAAAATCTCTAGCTCCGACTAGCTCAGCAAATGAATTTTCTAAAGGTCTCGAAAATTCCAAAGTTATACCAAGCAAGAGGGAAGACcag atTGCTAGTAAGCCAAGTTCCTCATTTGTACCTGGACATGAACAACTTTGTGTCCATATTCCCGCCCTGGATAATATCGTCAATCTCAATGTGGAAATTCCCGACACTATTACTACCGACTCGTTTGCCATAAGTATTCTACACGATAAAGGATTCCTACAGAATACGACACCGTTACTGAATGAAAAGGAGCAATTGAATGTCGACATTGAAAATGGATTCCGTAACTTGAAGTTGATTGATGCTGAACTGAAGAAAGACATGCAGTTATTGTCGGAACAGCAGCACAAAATTGACGCACTTTATGGCAAATTATTTCAACGCCGTGAAGCAACAGACAACCCTGACGGCGAATCATCATCCCCAATACTTCAATTGACGTCCTTAACAGATCTTGGAGAAAAGATTCGTGGTCAGTTGTTggtttgtaaaaaagaaagattaacTCAAGAGCTGAGATGGAGAGAACAGCAAGCAACTTTATTGAAACTGGAACTCCAACTCAATTCTCTTGACCCCAATGAAAACGCGCTAGAATTCAAAACTGTGGGAGAAATCCTAGTCGAgacaagaaatcaagaaaagcaaTCGGAAAACAGATTGAATTCGATTAAAGCTGAAATCGCATCGTTAGAACGGGagcaacaaaatttgaattgcaaaATCTCTGATGTAAATGCCATGCATGACAAATTGGCTGGAATGAAAGCTATCAAGGCATCAATGGAAACTCAGATATTAatgaagaaatcaaagaaaaatgatattATTAGCGATCTTAACAAATGGATAAGCGCATGGAAGGAGATGGAGATGAAAATAATCGATGTCCTTTATCAAGAAGCTGTTGGAGACATAGAAAAGATGGCGAATGAAAGATTCAATAAATTAGAGCAGGTTGTCAAGTGTGCGCTGAAACCAAACGGCGCAACATCGACGCAGCTGCCAAGTTAA